A single genomic interval of Nonomuraea rubra harbors:
- a CDS encoding cupin domain-containing protein — protein MELRIYPDGPSTEVPDEAAALASPLGGQLVLDGSRFLRRDVTGAPVAFVERPPIAQALDLLPHPEGGWFKETYRSPVTFTPDGYPGPRASATAIYFLLHPGEESVPHMVTSAEIWLWHRGGPLDLTIGDETVVLGPDVEHGQVPQAVVPGGVWQSARPAGDTEVLVSCLVSPGFDFADFHA, from the coding sequence GTGGAGTTGCGGATCTACCCCGACGGCCCGTCCACCGAGGTTCCCGACGAGGCGGCGGCCCTGGCCAGCCCGCTCGGCGGGCAGCTCGTCCTCGACGGCAGCCGCTTCCTGCGCAGGGACGTCACCGGCGCCCCCGTCGCCTTCGTCGAACGCCCGCCCATCGCCCAGGCCCTCGACCTGCTTCCCCACCCCGAGGGCGGCTGGTTCAAGGAGACCTACCGGTCGCCCGTCACGTTCACCCCGGACGGCTATCCGGGGCCCCGCGCCAGCGCCACCGCCATCTACTTCCTGCTGCACCCGGGCGAGGAGTCCGTGCCGCACATGGTCACCTCGGCGGAGATCTGGCTGTGGCACCGCGGCGGGCCGCTCGATCTGACGATCGGCGACGAGACGGTCGTCCTCGGCCCGGACGTCGAGCACGGCCAGGTCCCGCAGGCGGTCGTGCCGGGCGGCGTGTGGCAGTCGGCGCGCCCGGCCGGCGACACGGAGGTGCTGGTGAGCTGCCTGGTCTCGCCGGGCTTCGACTTCGCCGACTTCCATGCCTGA
- a CDS encoding discoidin domain-containing protein: MRKSVYVAAVLALVPLGAVPAAGSTTAPKLPRTPAGQVLVVHANLQDSVRPADAADTTDLENFAARLAAKVPAAPDALVLNEVLGPGARRLASSLSRATGYRYRVEVAGERGAFQADGSVRETAIILNADTMTGSRPSGYERVQDEDQAYAGAARRDGTLRVPLLAVHPGGDPATATAAFTALAAAKFPQAQVPVLGGDFRAARCAVPTVDQPIGCAPQAFWADLTGAKAYSDALFDKADAQSRSHSGYLFARGQVLSAGLDTAYDADLPDRAACKPSFDAGRPRSAPSACRAAYYADAPFGWAVLAAGLPVQESVTPSRVALDHCELAVRQAEVAARVVNNTGEAISRPLEVTAQAPLTATPATGTLDVPAGQAATAVVKITAPRDTPPGEHRITVRAGDHTAEVPVTVTEGCTEPQVYASSFHAGFGPERAVDGDIGTFWHSEYSPPTPLPQSITLNLGEVKQVSKLDYQPRFDGNLNGTVLDYKVYVSTDGQTFSEVATGTWALDARLKTATFGAVEARYVRLEGHRASGGSYLSAAEVSAG, encoded by the coding sequence ATGAGGAAATCCGTCTACGTCGCCGCCGTCCTCGCGCTCGTCCCCCTGGGCGCCGTGCCCGCGGCCGGCTCCACCACCGCGCCCAAGCTCCCCAGGACCCCCGCGGGCCAGGTGCTCGTCGTGCACGCCAACCTCCAGGACTCGGTCCGCCCGGCCGACGCCGCCGACACCACCGACCTGGAGAACTTCGCCGCCCGCCTGGCCGCCAAGGTGCCCGCCGCGCCCGACGCGCTCGTGCTCAACGAGGTGCTCGGCCCCGGCGCCCGCCGCCTGGCCTCCAGCCTCAGCAGGGCCACGGGATACCGGTACCGCGTGGAGGTGGCCGGGGAGCGCGGGGCGTTCCAGGCCGACGGCTCGGTACGCGAGACCGCGATCATCCTGAACGCCGACACCATGACCGGCTCCCGGCCCTCCGGGTACGAGCGCGTGCAGGACGAGGACCAGGCGTACGCCGGCGCGGCCAGGCGTGACGGCACGCTGCGGGTGCCGCTTCTCGCCGTCCACCCCGGCGGCGACCCGGCCACGGCCACCGCCGCGTTCACCGCGCTGGCCGCCGCCAAGTTCCCGCAGGCGCAGGTGCCCGTACTCGGTGGTGACTTCAGGGCCGCCCGCTGCGCCGTGCCGACCGTGGACCAGCCGATCGGCTGCGCGCCGCAGGCGTTCTGGGCGGACCTGACCGGGGCGAAGGCGTACAGCGACGCGCTGTTCGACAAGGCCGACGCGCAGAGCCGCAGCCACAGCGGGTACCTGTTCGCCCGCGGCCAGGTGCTCTCGGCCGGGCTCGACACCGCCTACGACGCGGACCTGCCCGACCGGGCCGCCTGCAAGCCGTCCTTCGACGCGGGCCGACCCCGCTCGGCCCCCTCGGCGTGCCGCGCCGCGTACTACGCGGACGCGCCGTTCGGCTGGGCCGTGCTCGCCGCCGGGCTGCCGGTGCAGGAGTCGGTGACGCCGAGCCGCGTCGCGCTGGACCACTGCGAGCTGGCCGTACGGCAGGCCGAGGTGGCGGCCAGGGTCGTCAACAACACCGGCGAGGCGATCTCCAGGCCGCTGGAGGTGACCGCCCAGGCCCCGCTGACCGCCACCCCGGCCACCGGCACCCTGGACGTCCCCGCCGGCCAGGCCGCCACCGCCGTCGTCAAGATCACCGCACCCCGGGACACGCCTCCCGGCGAGCACCGGATCACCGTACGGGCCGGCGACCACACCGCGGAGGTCCCGGTCACCGTCACGGAGGGCTGCACGGAGCCGCAGGTGTACGCCAGCAGCTTCCACGCCGGGTTCGGCCCCGAGCGGGCCGTCGACGGGGACATCGGCACGTTCTGGCACTCCGAGTACTCGCCGCCCACCCCGCTCCCGCAGTCGATCACCCTCAACCTGGGCGAGGTGAAGCAGGTCTCGAAGCTCGACTACCAGCCCCGCTTCGACGGCAACCTGAACGGGACGGTCCTCGACTACAAGGTGTACGTCAGCACGGACGGGCAGACGTTCAGCGAGGTCGCGACCGGCACCTGGGCGCTGGACGCCCGGCTCAAGACGGCCACGTTCGGCGCCGTCGAGGCCCGCTACGTCCGGCTCGAAGGGCACCGGGCCAGCGGTGGCTCGTACCTGTCGGCGGCGGAGGTGAGCGCGGGGTAG
- a CDS encoding SWIM zinc finger family protein, with the protein MTERWSRDQVLALAPDASSQKAAQGVAAAGKWSLRGTTGTVLYGECKGSGARPYLAAVDLSEPAYRCSCPSRKFPCKHALGLLLLWSADGVPAQEAAPQWVTEWLDGRAERAAKSAARLDAARTRLATTPGTAPSARDAGPSAPGASAAVPGAGPSAPGTAPGTVPGTVPGAGGRVESVRHQRVAAGLAELERWLADQVRQGLAGAQEHDWDGLAKRLIDAQAPGVAGVVSRLARVRAEEGWPGRLLEEYALVNLLAIAYRRRAALPDPLAQTVLIRTGFPITREEVLAGPPVRDHWDVLGRRDETQDRLTARRVWLRGRRTGRPALILSFAPQGQPLDASLVTGTTIDADLTFYPGAAPLRALVALRHPTTPPPAAPQAVPPEAPPEAPPEAPPEAPPEAPPGVSPGEALDEVAWVLGEDPWTESWPLVLTGVVPGRTTLGGLPLHPRAHDPWRLIAVSGGRPLTVAAEWTPQGLRPLTTWDDEGTAVIL; encoded by the coding sequence GTGACTGAACGGTGGAGCCGTGATCAGGTGCTCGCCCTCGCCCCCGACGCGTCGTCCCAGAAGGCGGCGCAGGGGGTGGCGGCTGCCGGAAAGTGGTCGCTGCGCGGCACGACGGGCACGGTGCTGTACGGCGAGTGCAAGGGCAGCGGCGCCCGCCCCTACCTGGCGGCCGTCGACCTGAGCGAGCCCGCCTACCGGTGCAGCTGCCCGAGCAGGAAGTTCCCGTGCAAGCACGCGCTCGGGCTGCTGCTCCTGTGGTCCGCCGACGGGGTGCCCGCCCAGGAGGCGGCGCCGCAGTGGGTCACGGAGTGGCTGGACGGCCGCGCCGAACGCGCCGCCAAGTCAGCGGCCCGCCTGGACGCGGCCCGCACCCGCCTCGCCACCACCCCGGGCACCGCCCCCTCGGCCCGGGACGCTGGACCCTCGGCCCCGGGTGCCTCGGCTGCGGTTCCGGGCGCGGGCCCCTCCGCCCCCGGCACCGCCCCCGGCACCGTGCCCGGCACCGTGCCCGGCGCCGGTGGCCGGGTGGAGTCCGTACGGCATCAGCGGGTCGCGGCCGGGCTGGCCGAGCTGGAGCGGTGGCTGGCCGACCAGGTGCGGCAGGGCCTGGCGGGCGCCCAGGAACACGACTGGGACGGCCTGGCCAAGCGGCTCATCGACGCCCAGGCCCCCGGCGTGGCCGGCGTGGTGTCCCGGCTGGCCAGAGTCCGCGCCGAGGAGGGCTGGCCGGGCCGGCTCCTGGAGGAGTACGCCCTGGTCAACCTGCTCGCCATCGCCTACCGCCGCCGCGCCGCCCTGCCGGATCCCCTGGCGCAGACCGTCCTGATCCGCACCGGCTTCCCCATCACGAGGGAAGAGGTCCTCGCCGGCCCCCCGGTGCGCGATCACTGGGACGTGCTGGGCAGGCGCGACGAGACCCAGGACCGGCTGACCGCCCGCCGCGTCTGGCTCCGCGGCCGCCGCACCGGCCGCCCGGCCCTCATCCTGTCGTTCGCCCCGCAGGGCCAGCCCCTGGACGCCTCCCTGGTCACGGGCACCACCATCGACGCCGACCTCACCTTCTACCCGGGTGCCGCCCCCCTCCGCGCCCTCGTCGCCCTCCGCCACCCCACCACCCCACCACCGGCCGCACCGCAGGCCGTGCCACCCGAGGCGCCACCCGAGGCGCCACCCGAGGCGCCACCCGAGGCGCCACCCGAGGCGCCGCCCGGGGTGTCGCCCGGTGAGGCGCTCGACGAGGTGGCGTGGGTGCTGGGCGAGGACCCGTGGACCGAGTCGTGGCCGCTGGTGCTCACCGGCGTGGTCCCCGGCCGCACCACCCTCGGCGGCCTCCCGCTCCACCCCCGCGCCCACGACCCGTGGCGCCTGATCGCCGTCTCCGGCGGCCGCCCGCTCACCGTGGCCGCCGAATGGACACCTCAGGGCCTGCGCCCCCTGACCACCTGGGACGACGAAGGAACGGCGGTGATCCTGTGA
- a CDS encoding alkaline phosphatase D family protein: MRHDQVKPDQWRSLLDSRASRRQMLMYATGVAGLAALGQVPAGATDRTPALPANPFTLGVSSGDPRPDSVVLWTRLATEPLADDGFGGMPRAKVPVRWEVAEDDGMRRVVRRGVATATPELAHAVHVEVDGLRPGREYWYRFTAGGETSRVGRTKTAPDPRWNSEISFAYASCQQWESGFYTAYRDMAAQDLDLIGHLGDYIYELAIGATGGQRRTSLSAAHNAPTMTLSQYRLRYALVNSDPDLQAARAAAPWFFALDDHDVEDNWGADLSPTGGTPENFLRRRAAAFRACFENQPMRPSSLPAGPDLSMYQRIPYGRLATFHVLDERQFRSPANIAARLDPGRTMLGEQQAAWLLDGLGRSRSTWNIMANQVQMFQLDRLTDPGLQQLNPDTWDGYAAERDRLWAGITQRKVANPVVITGDAHVNCAAELKADFADPGSPTVGVEFLGTSITSGGNGSDMTAGGTEWLAANPHLKFFNSQRGYIRCHVARDTMRADYVVVDKVTTPDGTASVRKSFVVESGRPSLQDA, from the coding sequence ATGAGGCACGACCAGGTGAAACCCGACCAGTGGCGCTCGCTGCTCGACAGCAGGGCCTCCCGGCGCCAGATGCTCATGTACGCCACAGGCGTAGCCGGACTCGCCGCGCTGGGCCAGGTGCCCGCCGGCGCGACCGACCGCACCCCCGCCCTGCCCGCGAACCCCTTCACGTTAGGCGTCTCCTCCGGCGACCCCCGCCCCGACAGCGTCGTGCTGTGGACCAGGCTCGCCACCGAGCCGCTGGCCGACGACGGGTTCGGCGGCATGCCGCGGGCCAAGGTGCCCGTCCGGTGGGAGGTCGCCGAGGACGACGGCATGCGCCGCGTCGTCCGCAGGGGCGTGGCCACCGCCACGCCCGAGCTCGCCCACGCCGTCCACGTCGAGGTGGACGGGCTGCGCCCGGGACGCGAGTACTGGTACCGCTTCACCGCCGGCGGCGAGACCAGCCGCGTCGGCCGGACGAAGACCGCCCCCGACCCCCGCTGGAACAGCGAGATCTCCTTCGCCTACGCCTCCTGCCAGCAGTGGGAGAGCGGCTTCTACACCGCCTACCGCGACATGGCCGCCCAGGACCTCGACCTCATCGGGCACCTCGGCGACTACATCTACGAGCTGGCCATCGGCGCCACGGGCGGCCAGCGCAGGACGTCCCTGTCGGCCGCGCACAACGCGCCCACCATGACGCTGTCGCAGTACCGGCTGCGCTACGCCCTGGTCAACTCCGACCCCGACCTCCAGGCCGCCCGCGCCGCCGCACCCTGGTTCTTCGCCCTCGACGACCACGACGTCGAGGACAACTGGGGCGCCGACCTGTCGCCCACCGGCGGCACCCCGGAGAACTTCCTGCGCCGCCGCGCCGCCGCCTTCCGCGCCTGCTTCGAGAACCAGCCGATGCGCCCGTCGAGCCTCCCGGCCGGGCCCGACCTGTCGATGTACCAGCGCATCCCGTACGGCAGGCTGGCCACGTTCCACGTCCTGGACGAGCGGCAGTTCCGCAGCCCCGCGAACATCGCCGCCCGGCTCGACCCGGGCCGCACCATGCTCGGCGAGCAGCAGGCCGCCTGGCTGCTGGACGGCCTCGGCCGCTCCCGCAGCACCTGGAACATCATGGCCAACCAGGTGCAGATGTTCCAGCTCGACCGGCTCACCGACCCCGGGCTGCAGCAGCTCAACCCCGACACCTGGGACGGGTACGCCGCCGAGCGCGACCGCCTCTGGGCCGGGATCACCCAGCGGAAGGTGGCCAACCCGGTCGTGATCACCGGCGACGCGCACGTCAACTGCGCCGCCGAGCTCAAGGCCGACTTCGCCGACCCCGGCTCCCCGACCGTGGGCGTCGAGTTCCTCGGCACCTCGATCACCTCCGGCGGCAACGGCTCCGACATGACCGCCGGCGGGACCGAGTGGCTGGCGGCCAACCCGCACCTGAAGTTCTTCAACAGCCAGCGCGGCTACATCCGCTGCCACGTCGCCAGGGACACCATGCGAGCCGACTACGTGGTCGTCGACAAGGTCACCACGCCCGACGGCACCGCCTCCGTCCGCAAGTCGTTCGTCGTCGAGTCCGGCCGGCCCTCCCTCCAGGACGCGTGA